The Styela clava chromosome 10, kaStyClav1.hap1.2, whole genome shotgun sequence genome window below encodes:
- the LOC144428219 gene encoding glycine cleavage system H protein-like, protein MNSITRLRCFRIAKLISNKKCFTSLKTPIILSAKRTIFSSFINRTRYFTEDHIWVSVNDVSVAGTLGVTDYVQNHLGEIVYCELPEVGTVGQNDTIGTLESVKAASDIFSPVSGDIVKVNELLNTNPSLVNQSPMSEGWIAKIKLSDVRELDQLMDEDNYIKYTEEL, encoded by the coding sequence ATGAACTCTATTACGAGACTGAGATGTTTTAGAATTGCCAAACTTATCAGTAACAAGAAATGCTTCACCTCTTTGAAAACACCCATTATATTGAGCGCAAAACGAACTATTTTTTCGTCGTTTATTAATCGAACGCGTTATTTCACTGAAGATCACATATGGGTGTCTGTCAATGATGTGTCTGTCGCGGGAACTCTTGGTGTGACGGACTACGTTCAGAACCACCTCGGCGAAATTGTTTACTGTGAGCTACCTGAAGTTGGCACCGTTGGCCAAAATGATACAATTGGCACATTAGAGAGCGTGAAAGCGGCTAGTGATATTTTCTCTCCGGTATCTGGAGATATTGTTAAAGTCAATGAATTATTGAATACAAACCCCTCATTGGTTAATCAATCACCAATGAGTGAGGGTTGGATCgctaaaataaaattaagtgACGTCCGGGAATTAGACCAATTGATGGATGAAGACAACTACATCAAATACACAGAAGAACTATAA
- the LOC144428186 gene encoding uncharacterized protein LOC144428186: MMYLFYFTLFACLPLPSVNSDFFSSDSEDLPWEYEATFESSGDEPSGKSMGEIIFDTYDYPVDDEDMKEFRRKLRKEMRRQQKKDGLIIPRSLLQSITKKVDTHGVDNRKSENKSTIAKTTLGPKVATNAVVELDLPSHSLVSTEALEINEAASLGQHQFEKELQIPSESLTTSAYVVHEEKRHEDKDWSSYNKTSIKSQAAESAFQKESHSLEITTKFSAQVVTSNGDLQTKPHAWHTTDNIKESEKDTAPEEVSTTGASVPQVEQLLDNGFSDLMNFFLLMKTTTANQVTKDNYANSDLDHFTLPMTTTQHASTSAYDDPQEKEATTISSRNYYLQNVTDFASNSYEINSSLHFVQNLNLNTGDDDVFWMENSTTHALVSTAIDTHGTETFPTEPAPYEIDGFFFIDDGKDFTENTDEKPFDLLIGEEIAAIGKSARQDVLYFNDDSTVSERSLQHVVPGPKNFNRCLVSPFPCNANENCSWKNNRVTCSAQSTEPVFCKAQECMNGGICYAELSGFRCVCPPGFSGQQCEISSGLACKSNPCQGNCKCIESCRHEYGYYCQGDGFIGKDCTIPVPKIYCEPNRMRIDVSRQFVRDFDRNRGNAVIYISPDPISSSEKMLTCKGHNVGDDYEFNINIPFDECGTKPQKMTNGKNGQIFRNRVWLDRHGKGWDMPVPLIDFECKYTREYSLVTSLKPVSNSPQLLQHEGKFSANLQLCKVASCPNACPQNYVVNGAASYTVGEMMYISVSPSTKVATNGQLLSIDQLFLSCDPNQAISPVHLISKGCQVGSGMFVRTKAGSTACISIQTPRPLSCSTVYLHVHVRSCSSHELQPCAASGFQKCVGFGRRGRRNKRRSVVGHSALSVIGPLLILNGSNGEESLKLFPTTNERLNSPKSIYKIKLPVEAPDIARSRVPVRSSNNQVSTALYIIVVAVCCLMIILVLILMYSVCTPRFNAVLLEDAT, translated from the exons ATGAtgtatctattttatttcac ATTATTTGCATGCTTGCCATTGCCATCTGTTAATTCAg attttttttcgTCAGATAGTGAAGATCTTCCATGGGAATATGAAGCCACATTTGAGTCTAGTGGAG ATGAACCCTCAGGAAAATCAATGGGGGAAATTATTTTCGATACTTACGATTATCCCGTTGATGACGAAGATATGAAAGAATTTCGTCGAAAATTAAGGAAGGAAATGCGCCGTCAGCAAAAGAAAGATGGTCTAATTATTCCACGATCACTACTTCAATCGATAACCAAAAAAGTGGATACTCACGGAGTTGACAACCGGAAATCCG AAAACAAGTCGACTATCGCTAAAACTACCCTGGGACCGAAAGTTGCTACAAATGCTGTTGTGGAACTGGACCTCCCATCCCATTCTCTGGTTTCTACAGAAGCATTAGAAATTAATGAAGCAGCAAGTTTGGGTCAGCATCAATTTGAGAAAGAGCTTCAGATTCCGAGTGAATCATTAACTACGTCGGCGTATGTCGTTCATGAAGAGAAACGTCACGAAGACAAAGATTGGTCATCTTACAATAAAACATCAATAAAATCTCAAGCAGCCGAATCAGCTTTTCAGAAAGAATCGCATTCCTTGGAGATAACCACTAAATTTTCTGCGCAAGTTGTAACTAGCAATGGCGATCTTCAAACAAAACCGCATGCGTGGCATACAACTGACAACATAAAAGAAAGTGAGAAGGATACTGCACCAGAAGAAGTCTCGACAACAGGCGCTTCTGTTCCCCAGGTTGAACAATTGCTGGATAATGGTTTTTCCGATCTAATGAATTTCTTTTTGCTAATGAAAACCACAACTGCAAATCAAGTGACAAAAGACAATTACGCAAACAGCGATTTAGACCATTTTACATTGCCAATGACAACTACACAACATGCATCGACGTCCGCGTACGATGACCCACAGGAAAAGGAAGCGACTACTATTTCGTCcagaaattattatttacaaaatgttacTGATTTTGCTTCTAACTCGTATGAAATAAATTCATCACTACATTTTGTGCAGAATCTGAATTTGAATACGGGCGATGACGATGTCTTTTGGATGGAAAATTCAACTACGCATGCTCTAGTTTCTACTGCGATCGATACTCATGGTACAGAAACGTTTCCCACTGAACCAGCACCATATGAAATTGACGGATTTTTTTTCATAGACGACGGAAAAGATTTTACTGAAAATACTGACGAGAAGCCATTTGATTTACTCATTGGAGAAGAGATTGCGGCCATTGGTAAATCTGCTCGTCAAGATGTTTTGTATTTCAACGACGATTCGACTGTATCAGAGAGGTCATTGCAACACGTTGTACCTGGGCCTAAAAACTTCAACAGATGTTTGGTATCTCCATTTCCTTGTAATGCCAATGAAAATTGCTCATGGAAAAA CAACCGAGTTACTTGCTCAGCACAATCTACAGAACCAGTTTTTTGTAAAGCACAGGAATGCATGAATGGTGGGATATGTTATGCTGAACTCAGCGGATTCAG ATGTGTCTGTCCTCCTGGCTTTTCTGGACAGCAATGTGAAATAAGTAGTGGACTTGCTTGCAAATCGAATCCTTGTCAGGGAAATTGTAAATGCATCGAGTCATGTAGACATGAATATGGGTATTATTGTCAAGGTGACGGGTTCATAGGAAAAGACTGCACAATTC CTGTTCCAAAAATATATTGCGAACCGAACAGAATGAGAATCGATGTATCTCGACAATTTGTTCGAGATTTTGATAGAAATCGTGGAAATGCGGTCATATATATTTCTCCTGATCCGATATCGTCCAGTGAAAAAATGTTGACATGCAAAG GCCATAACGTGGGTGACGATTATGAGTTTAATATTAATATACCATTTGATGAATGTGGGACCAAGCCACAAAAAATGACCAACGGCAAGAACGGACAAATCTTCCGTAACAGAGTATGGCTTGATAGACATGGAAAAGGTTGGGACATGCCAGTTCCACTCATTGATTTCGAATGCAAATACACTCGGGAATACAGTTTGGTGACATCTCTAAAACCTGT aTCCAATTCACCACAGCTTTTACAGCACGAGGGTAAGTTTTCTGCCAATTTACAGCTATGTAAAGTCGCATCTTGCCCGAATGCCTGTCCTCAAAACTATGTGGTAAATGGAGCAGCTTCGTATACTGTTGGAGAAATGATGTATATTAGTGTTTCTCCGAGTACAAAA GTTGCTACAAACGGTCAATTACTATCCATTGATCAGTTATTTCTATCTTGCGATCCCAATCAAGCTATTTCTCCCGTTCATCTCATTTCAAAAGG TTGCCAGGTAGGGTCCGGAATGTTTGTGCGAACGAAGGCAGGTTCGACAGCGTGCATTTCGATTCAGACACCTCGACCACTTTCCTGTTCGACTGTGTACTTACATGTACATGTGCGTTCTTGCTCTTCTCATGAACTGCAG CCTTGTGCTGCTTCTGGTTTTCAAAAGTGTGTAGGATTCGGCAGGAGGGGACGCCGAAACAAACGAAGAAGTGTAGTAGGGCATTCGGCCTTAAGTGTAATTGGGCCACTGCTTATACTAAATGGAAGCAATGGAGAAGAGAGTTTGAAACTGTTTCCTACTACAAATGAGAGGCTGAACAGCCCAAAgtcaatttacaaaataaagCTTCCAGTAGAAGCGCCTGACATTGCAAGGAGTCGCGTTCCAG TTCGTTCCAGCAATAACCAAGTATCTACAGCATTGTACATTATTGTCGTTGCTGTTTGTTGCTTGATGATTATTCTTGTGCTGATACTGATGTACTCCGTTTGTACACCTCGTTTCAATGCTGTTCTTCTGGAAGATGCAACCTAA
- the LOC144428167 gene encoding dehydrogenase/reductase SDR family member 11-like, which produces MERWLGKIALVTGASSGIGKATVESLVKYGMKVVACARNLQKLEESSRTWNEKGPGEVLPLRCDVTSEKEVIDMFCKIKEKYGVLHVCINNAGLSHPAPLLSGTLAEWNSMISTNILGLCLCTREAVKLMEEGGVDDGHVIHLNSMSGHRVPSNYSNGHFYSATKHAVTALGHGLRNELLAKDSHIRVSCISPGLVETEFSYRMYHKTPEQAKKTYSSIQCLTSEDIAEAVIYALSAPARVNVCDIHVKPVEQKT; this is translated from the coding sequence ATGGAAAGGTGGTTAGGCAAAATAGCGTTAGTTACTGGAGCGTCTTCTGGGATTGGCAAAGCCACCGTTGAAAGCTTGGTGAAATATGGAATGAAAGTAGTAGCGTGCGCGCGAAATTTACAAAAGCTTGAAGAATCGTCAAGGACTTGGAATGAGAAGGGGCCCGGTGAAGTACTACCATTGCGATGTGATGTGACTTCAGAAAAAGAAGTTATTGACATGTTTTGTAAAATCAAAGAGAAATACGGTGTTCTACATGTTTGCATTAATAACGCAGGCCTCTCTCACCCTGCACCACTGCTTTCTGGTACTCTCGCGGAATGGAATTCCATGATTTCTACCAACATATTAGGATTGTGCTTATGTACTCGCGAAGCAGTTAAACTCATGGAAGAGGGTGGAGTTGACGATGGTCACGTGATACATTTAAACAGCATGTCCGGACACAGAGTACCCAGCAATTATTCAAATGGACATTTCTACAGCGCCACAAAACATGCCGTCACAGCTCTTGGTCATGGGCTTCGAAATGAGCTGTTAGCAAAGGATTCGCATATCAGGGTTTCTTGCATTTCACCAGGCCTGGTTGAAACGGAATTTTCGTACAGAATGTACCATAAAACACCAGAGCAAGCGAAAAAAACCTATTCGTCCATACAGTGTTTAACATCTGAAGACATTGCAGAGGCTGTAATTTATGCTCTGAGTGCTCCTGCAAGAGTTAATGTTTGTGATATTCATGTCAAACCTGTAGAACAGAAAacgtaa